Proteins from one Chroococcidiopsis sp. CCMEE 29 genomic window:
- a CDS encoding TIGR02588 family protein, which yields MSQTQNSSNQEQQQQGRSLAEWVSFGIASFILVAIAGLVVHQWLTKEDSPPILSVTRTEAIRKAQGHFYVPFAVTNTGGGTAASVQVIAELRFQGKVEATGEQQFDFLSNGETEKGAFLFNRNPRDGELILRVTSYKLP from the coding sequence AACGCAAAACTCCTCAAATCAGGAGCAACAGCAGCAAGGGCGATCGCTCGCTGAGTGGGTTAGCTTTGGTATTGCTTCGTTCATCTTAGTGGCGATCGCTGGTCTCGTAGTTCACCAATGGCTAACTAAGGAAGATAGTCCTCCCATACTGTCTGTCACACGCACTGAGGCAATTCGCAAAGCCCAAGGACACTTCTACGTACCGTTTGCAGTAACTAACACTGGAGGAGGAACCGCTGCATCAGTCCAGGTTATTGCTGAACTACGGTTTCAGGGGAAGGTCGAAGCAACTGGCGAACAGCAATTTGACTTTTTGTCCAACGGTGAAACTGAAAAAGGGGCATTTTTGTTCAACCGCAACCCTCGCGATGGTGAACTTATCCTGCGTGTTACCAGTTACAAGCTACCTTAG
- a CDS encoding metallophosphoesterase, translating to MRKSYLIDIEEEVAEIPNLPAAWEGQRVAVIADWQVGMWLDNTPTIRRIVQQLVEQRPALVLVAGDFIYSPGKNPNEEISTAVELIRPLAKAGIPTYAVLGNHDYGMKAKDVPPNVMLATKMAESLEAVGVQVLKNEAVELAPSVDQRQTLSRMQRETLYLVGIGARWPNQDKPAVALAQVPDGAPRLVMMHHPGSFAAFPANTAPLAVAGHTHGGQIRLPFTPEWSWLTFTKEDKVHADGWIDGYGQPGNHLYVNRGIGFSIIPIRINCPPEVTLFTLRPSG from the coding sequence ATGCGTAAGTCCTACCTGATTGACATAGAAGAGGAAGTAGCAGAAATCCCGAATCTTCCCGCCGCTTGGGAGGGTCAACGAGTTGCAGTTATCGCCGATTGGCAGGTGGGGATGTGGCTAGACAATACCCCTACCATCCGCCGTATTGTTCAGCAACTGGTTGAGCAGCGCCCCGCACTCGTACTGGTTGCTGGCGACTTTATTTACTCTCCCGGTAAGAACCCGAATGAAGAAATCAGTACGGCAGTTGAGCTTATTCGCCCCCTGGCAAAAGCAGGTATCCCAACCTATGCCGTGCTCGGCAATCATGACTATGGGATGAAAGCAAAGGATGTCCCGCCCAACGTGATGTTAGCCACCAAAATGGCTGAGTCTCTCGAAGCGGTGGGCGTACAAGTGCTTAAGAATGAAGCTGTTGAGCTTGCGCCGTCTGTAGACCAAAGGCAGACATTATCCAGGATGCAGCGGGAGACTTTATATTTGGTAGGCATAGGTGCGCGTTGGCCCAATCAGGATAAACCGGCAGTTGCACTGGCGCAGGTGCCGGACGGGGCACCTAGACTGGTGATGATGCACCATCCCGGCTCCTTTGCAGCATTCCCTGCAAACACCGCTCCTTTGGCTGTGGCAGGGCATACTCACGGCGGACAAATTCGCCTGCCATTCACGCCAGAATGGTCCTGGTTAACTTTTACTAAGGAGGATAAGGTGCATGCCGACGGATGGATTGATGGATATGGGCAGCCTGGAAACCATCTTTACGTGAATCGAGGGATTGGTTTCAGCATCATACCGATACGGATCAACTGTCCACCAGAGGTCACTTTATTCACGCTCCGGCCCTCCGGCTGA